A window of Phragmites australis chromosome 2, lpPhrAust1.1, whole genome shotgun sequence genomic DNA:
TTTTGGTTACTTCGCTTCTGGAAGATTGCATGAATTCCTATTCTTGACCCTTCATCTTTATTTTGTCTCCAACTTATAGATGATTTTGTTGTACTTGATCAATTTGATGTGACATAAATCTTGCAATATGTCATAAAAAAACATGACGAATGTCTTGGGCTAGTCCAGTTATCCTACTCTAGCTCAGAGATAGAATTTAATTGTATCTTTAACTATTTCTGTATAATGTTCCGTTGCAATGGCTATCATTGAGCAATGCTTTATTTAACATGTGGTATTGGTTGTTCAACTCCCAATTGTACTTAAGTTGCAAATGTCTCCTTTCATTGTTATTTTAGAGATATACATTGATCTAAGTAGAAGCTATAAATTTCATTCCCTGTGGCTCCTGTTGGTTAATACTTTCATTGAGAACTAGCAGTTCTATACATAATCATAAAGCTAGAAGATTTCAGTCATTAACTATCGAACAGTAAAATTTCAAGAGTGGTTAAATGTTGTTACCTAGATATGAGTCTTTCATTGAGAACTAGAAGTTATATACATAATCATAAGGCTAGAAAATTTCAGTCATTAACTATTGAACAGTAAAATTTCAAGAGTggttaagggcctgtttggtagagctctccctgattcaaattctctgcggAAAGTGATCCTCTGGGAGAAGTGATTTTGTGGCTAAAAGTGATTATctagtgattctctagaataaattATATGAAGGAAGTGATTATGTGTGGGAAGTGAATCAGAGGAAGCTGTTATTTTCAGCTCcctagcttctagttcatttcagataatcactcccacggattccactcagggagctaaaagtTAAAAGTTGCTGTTTGTCAGAGCTCTCCCTGATTCCAGCCGGGAAGCTGCTCTGGGAGcctctgccaaacaggccctaaatgTTGTTACCTAGATATGAGTATATTACACTGGTAGTTGTGAAGTCAATACCTTCTTTATGTTAACGTTGGTACTGCACCAGATTCCTATCCATACTGCCAACTTCAGTTTGCAGATGTTGGTTGTGTTTTCTGTTTTAAAATGTTGAGCAGAACTGGAAACTTATGGCCTACGTTAAAATTAAGATGTAACTAGTAAGAAGCGAGACTGGTTTGCTGATTACCAGAACTCTGTTATTCTGCTTCCTAATATCAAAGACTACCTTTCAACTAGTGCCTTGAAATAATCATTTCATGATGTCAGACTTACCATCTAAATATGTTTGCTATCTATGTTTTCCTTGCATaccaatatacatatataaccCTAATAGCCAGATGTATTTTGAAACAGTGGAATGCCTGAGTGCAAACTTGGGTTGAATGATAGGGTTCTTTTGGAGGCTCAAGGCCGAGCAGCTAAAGGAAAAGCAATAGATCTCGATGATATCAAATTTCATCAGTAAGCAAACAATATTAATCTTTTCTTCACCAAATCGGTCGCATCTTGACTTGGGCATGaccattctctctttttttgataGGTGTGTACGTTTGGCTAGATTTGATAATGATAGGACTATATCTTTTGTACCTCCCGATGGATCGTTTGATCTAATGACATACAGGCTTAGCACTCAGGTTCTCTTTCTGATCGCTGAATGATACAACTACGGGATGCCTTAGATGTATGGAATGCCTTCTTTTTGTCCTCTATTCACATGCCTGTCTTCACTTGATGTCCTTCAGGTGAAACCTCTTATCTGGGTGGAAGCGCAAATTGAGAAACATTCTAGAAGCCGTATAGAACTCATGGTGAAGGCAAGGAGCCAGTTCAAGGAAAGGAGGTGAGTTCATTTTACAATAAGCAAGATTTGCTGTGTTACAGGAATGAGCTTTTTTAAATAATGGGTTTCTTTTCTCATTTGCAGCACAGCAACAAATGTTGAAATTGAAATTCCTGTTCCTTTAGATGCCACAAACCCAAATATAAGAACTTCAATGGGTTCTGCTGCATATGCACCTGAGAGAGATGCGATGGTCTGGAAAGTAAAATCGTTTCCTGGCGGCAAGGTAACTACtgtttctaaattaatccttcGACTTCTGTTCGCTGTTACTTGGAGATGTGTTAATATACTGGAGCTGTTCTTCTAGGAATACATGTGCAGAGCAGAATTTAGTCTTCCTAGTATAACAGCGGAAGAAGCGGCCCCTGAAAAGAAGGCGCCGGTACGAGTGAAATTTGAGATACCATATTTCACTGTATCAGGCATTCAGGTAATCTGATTGCAAGTATGTTGTCAATGCTAATTTCTATGGCACCCTCAGATAAATGTATGCCATTTTTTTGTGCAGGTTCGGTATCTGAAGATAATTGAAAAGAGTGGTTACCAGGCACTTCCCTGGGTTAGATACATCACCATGGCTGGTGAATATGAGCTGAGGCTTATGTGAGTTCTCTCTTTCCTGGCTGATGGAAGACGTTGATCAAGCTGCAAGACTCTGAAGATACATATTTGCTTGGTACGCAGCAAAAAGTTGGCTTTGGGACTAGCATGGAAGTCCTCTACCGAAAAGCTCTGCCATGCAAGGTTTTTTTCCCCCCGTGGTTTGTTGTTCATCTTGTTAGGCTTACCTTACCATGGTTACTGCAAGTTACCCATCAAGTATAGTTTTGGAAAAAGAAAACTTTCACTTTTCAGTCCACTTGTATCATTATTGATTTAATTTTTGTGGGCACAGAACTTGGATTTGCTTCTTTCTTTGTACTACACGGAAAATCTTGAGCTAATCTGAGGTCAGCGAAATACTTGTCTTATGATTTTGAAGTTAACGTTCAGATTATGTTGCTCTTCTACTGAACATGAAGTTAACGTTCAGATTATGTTGCCTGTATGAGCATATGCAGTCTGCATCCGTCAGACCATATTACGGACGTATATTTACATCCGTCGAATCAGATTAGAACAGTATATATAAGCAGTTAAATATGTTTCTCTATTATCCGTATTCATCAGGCTAAATTGCTCCTATGCCGACCACCAATTATATTATCCGCATTCATCAGGCTAAATTGCTCCTATGCCGACCACTAATCTGACCCTTAAAGTCTACTGAAAGATTGCATGTCTTTGGAACGATTGTGGGGGCAACTTGCCTGTAGCCTGTAGGAAGACTGGGAGAGGCTGCAAAAACATTCGCCTGCATCTTTCTCTGCATCTTGCAATAGAAACGAGACGCTGCAAAATCATTCccttgcttcttctttcatCCTTGTGAATTCGGCCCCTCTCCTGGGCATGGATTTCATACGATCCTTGTTCGATCTCGTCTTCGGCCCTTTCACGGATTTCTCCCGGACCTTCCAGTACGTCTTATCCTGCGACACCTTCATCGGCGCTCTGTCAAGGGAGATAAGGGAGCTGGGAAGTAGGAGGGACGCCGCGTCAACGCCGCAGTCGAGCAGGGGATGATGCTGACGAGCCAGCTGCGGTGGATGGAGTCCGTAGTGGTGTTGGAGAGAGAAGGTGCGAGGATACAGGACGGCTTCCATGAATAGCGGAACTCATGGAGTCTCTGGTCAGCCTACCAGATCAGCAAGAGGGCCGACGAGATGCGGTTGCAGGCGCGCAGCCTCAAGAGCAAAGGTGACTTCGAGGCGGTGGTCAGTAAGGTATGCTCCAACTTGTTCTTGGCGATGCCGAGCAATGAGTGCATTGGAAGGCAGTCCATCTTGGATGATCTGTATGCTCTGATGCAAGATGATAGTGTCAGCATGGTGGGCATTCATGGCATGGCCGGGGTGGGGAAGGCAACGCTGCTGCACGTCCTTATATGTATAGTTTATCTTAGTCGTTCAtcttttttatcaaataattattaAGCGGTTATATAAAACATACGTCTACATACGCTAGTAGAATTTTCCACTCCTACGTGCTCTCGCTGTTGAAGCGCAGCTACTACTGGTTCTGCGATGTCGAGCTGAAGACCTGCCTCTTGTACTGCGCAACGTTTCTGCCGGGCTTCAACATCGGCGAGGAGGCCATTGATGGTTTCAGCAACCCCGAGGAGGCAGACA
This region includes:
- the LOC133908565 gene encoding AP-1 complex subunit mu-2-like, producing the protein MAGAVSALFLLDIKGRVLVWRDYRGDVSALQAERFFTKLLDKEDDAEAHSPVVYDDAGITYMFIQHNNVFLLTASRQNCNAASILLFLHRVVDVFKHYFEELEEESLRDNFVVVYELLDEMMDFGYPQYTEAKILSEFIKTDAYRMEVSQRPPMAVTNAVSWRSEGIRYKKNEVFLDVVESVNILVNSNGQIVRSDVVGALKMRTYLSGMPECKLGLNDRVLLEAQGRAAKGKAIDLDDIKFHQCVRLARFDNDRTISFVPPDGSFDLMTYRLSTQVKPLIWVEAQIEKHSRSRIELMVKARSQFKERSTATNVEIEIPVPLDATNPNIRTSMGSAAYAPERDAMVWKVKSFPGGKEYMCRAEFSLPSITAEEAAPEKKAPVRVKFEIPYFTVSGIQVRYLKIIEKSGYQALPWVRYITMAGEYELRLM